One Cyanobacterium sp. T60_A2020_053 genomic window, CCATAAAAATTAAATTCTTCGTCCAGCGCCCTCCGAATATTTTGAGCTTTACGGAAGCCATGTTGCTCATCGGGGAATGTGATATAAAGAGTCTCAATGCCTTTGGTTTTTAAGGCTTTAACCATCATCTCTGCTTGATTAGGAGGGACGATTTTATCTTCTAAACCTTGAAAAAATGCCACGGGGCATGATAACTTATTCACATGGTTTAAGGGTGAGCGCTGTTGATAAATTTCTTTTTCTTCAGGATATTTGCCAATCAAATTATCAAGGTAACGGGATTCAAATTTATGGGTATCGGTAGCAAGGATAATCAAATCACTAACTCCATAATAACTCGCTCCGGCTTTAAAAGTATCATGGAATGTTAGCGCCGCAAGGGTTGTATAACCCCCAGCACTTCCTCCAGAAATTGCCATTTTTTCCTCGTCAACTTTACCAATTTCTGCTAAATATTTGGCAACATTTAGGCAATCTTCTACATCAACAATACCCCAATTTTTATTTAATCGCTCTCGATATTCTCGACCATATCCTGTACTACCACCATAATTCACGTCCACAAAGGCAAAACCTCGACTTGTCCAGTATTGGATGCGCAGGTTATAACTAGCTGTAGTCATGGCAGTGGGGCCACCGTGACTTTTTACCAACAGGGGTGGTAATTCTTCGGCGGGCGCTAGGAAATCTTTATTTTGAGGAGAATAATACCAAGCATAGGCGGTTTTACCGTTGCTGGTGGGAAATTCAATTTGTTCGGGCTGACTGAGATAACCTTCGTCTAAGTTTAAGTTACTAGCTTGTTGTAATATTTTAATTTCTTCCATAGCTACATCTCCCCAAACTACGGCAGTGGGTTGGCTTGGTGCGCCACCGGTAAAAAGAATTTGATCTCCTTTAGTCTGTAGATAGGCAATATTAGTGAAAGGGGTGTTTAACTCTGTCAAATCTTTTGATTTGGTGTTGAGGCGCGCTAAATGCCAAGTGCCATCTTGGGTATAGGTGCAAATAAGATTATCTTCATCAGCAAAACCATAGACTGATTCTCCAAATACCCAATGAGGATAGCCGAATTCCGCATCGAGGGGATAAATTGGATCAATTGTACCATCTTCTAAACGGCGATAAATATTCCACCAATTACGGCGATCACTGATAAAGTATAATAAGCCGTTAGGGCTAAATTCGGGCTGACAAATGGACTCGGTTTCGCTTCCTGCAATAAGTTTGGTATTGATAATTTTACCGTTATCATCTAAGGTGGCGAGAGTTAAATAGGTGCTTTCCCAAGGCATATAAGGATGATGCCATGATAACCATGCCAGTTGAGTTTGATCAGGAGAAAGACGGGGAGAAGCATAAAAATCAGCGCCCGTCACCAAATCTTGCACTTCTCCGCTATGTAAATCAATGGTAACTAATTTGTTTTCTGGTTCGTGATCGGCGTTATTATGATCTTCGGCTACACAAATCAAACGGTTACGGCTACTATCAAGGCAAAAATCAGCATATCTCAGTTTTCCTTCAGGGGTAAGAGGTTGCGGTGTTTCCCCCATTTTCTGTACATATACCCTCTGATCTTGATTATTGCAAAAATAAACTGTACCATTTTTAACCAAATAAGCGCCCCCACCGTATTCATGCACTCGACTGCGCACGTTGAAGGGCGCTGGGGTGACATCTTCAGTTTGGAGGGCGCTGTCACAATGAACAATCACCGCCCTACCCCCCTCTGAAGGGCGATTTTCCAGCCAATAAATGTCATTTTGGTCAAATTTGACCTCACTTAAACCTTTACTACCCGAAACAATCAATTCTGAAGTAATGGGGGATTGCCATTGCCCGTAACTTTTAACACACTGATTAGTCATAGATAGATTATTTTATTATTTCTTAACAATCATCTTGACATATATCGGTGGAGGGCGCTTGTCAGTGGGAGGAAATTATGAATTATGAAGTTTTAATACTTAAATCCTCAATTATCAATTATCCATCACCTCATCATCCATTTCCTCATCATCATCAACATCCAGAGGAGTGATACTATTAATTAGTTGGATTAACTGATCGCCTTTTTCGAGAGAAACATCTTCAAAGAAACTTAACGCAGGAGTATGACGTAAATTAATTTTTTGCCCTAAGCTACGTCTGACAAAAGCAGTACAGGCTTTTAAACCTGCCATGGTTTCTTCTTTTGCTTCTGGAGTGCCATAAATACTTACAAAAATTTTGGCGTGTTGTAAATCTCCAGATACCTGTACATAGGTAATACTAACCATTCCCGCAC contains:
- a CDS encoding S9 family peptidase, translated to MTNQCVKSYGQWQSPITSELIVSGSKGLSEVKFDQNDIYWLENRPSEGGRAVIVHCDSALQTEDVTPAPFNVRSRVHEYGGGAYLVKNGTVYFCNNQDQRVYVQKMGETPQPLTPEGKLRYADFCLDSSRNRLICVAEDHNNADHEPENKLVTIDLHSGEVQDLVTGADFYASPRLSPDQTQLAWLSWHHPYMPWESTYLTLATLDDNGKIINTKLIAGSETESICQPEFSPNGLLYFISDRRNWWNIYRRLEDGTIDPIYPLDAEFGYPHWVFGESVYGFADEDNLICTYTQDGTWHLARLNTKSKDLTELNTPFTNIAYLQTKGDQILFTGGAPSQPTAVVWGDVAMEEIKILQQASNLNLDEGYLSQPEQIEFPTSNGKTAYAWYYSPQNKDFLAPAEELPPLLVKSHGGPTAMTTASYNLRIQYWTSRGFAFVDVNYGGSTGYGREYRERLNKNWGIVDVEDCLNVAKYLAEIGKVDEEKMAISGGSAGGYTTLAALTFHDTFKAGASYYGVSDLIILATDTHKFESRYLDNLIGKYPEEKEIYQQRSPLNHVNKLSCPVAFFQGLEDKIVPPNQAEMMVKALKTKGIETLYITFPDEQHGFRKAQNIRRALDEEFNFYGKIFGFSLSN
- the rbfA gene encoding 30S ribosome-binding factor RbfA, which gives rise to MANSRRIEKVSSLIKREVSQMLISGIKDDRVGAGMVSITYVQVSGDLQHAKIFVSIYGTPEAKEETMAGLKACTAFVRRSLGQKINLRHTPALSFFEDVSLEKGDQLIQLINSITPLDVDDDEEMDDEVMDN